A genome region from Acidobacteriota bacterium includes the following:
- a CDS encoding SDR family NAD(P)-dependent oxidoreductase: MKVDLKNQVALVTGGAQGIGKSISRLLAANGAQVAIVDLDLDTAEKTAAGIRESGGAAFAIEGDVSRSEQMKRAVDRVEEKWGKLSILINNAGINTLGGRVPIHEFREEDWSRILEVDLTGVYVVSKAAVPALLRNRGGRVVNISSVAGLVPLRLQSAFVAAKAGVVNLTRSMALELGPHGILVNAVAPGSTLTRGTKKLFYGADGVYTENAASLLAHIPLGRPAETLEVAWPVLFLVSPEASYINGAVLTVDGGWTAGYTRDW; this comes from the coding sequence TTGAAAGTCGATCTCAAGAATCAAGTGGCGTTGGTCACCGGCGGGGCACAAGGCATCGGGAAGTCGATCTCCAGGCTTCTGGCGGCCAACGGCGCTCAGGTGGCCATCGTGGATCTCGATCTGGATACGGCTGAAAAAACAGCGGCCGGGATCAGGGAGTCCGGAGGCGCTGCGTTCGCCATCGAGGGAGATGTGAGCCGCTCCGAGCAAATGAAGCGGGCCGTCGACCGGGTGGAGGAGAAGTGGGGCAAGCTCTCGATTCTGATCAACAACGCCGGAATCAACACCCTTGGCGGACGTGTGCCCATTCACGAGTTCCGGGAGGAAGACTGGAGCCGGATCCTGGAGGTGGATCTGACCGGCGTCTACGTCGTCAGCAAGGCTGCGGTCCCCGCCCTGCTCCGTAACCGCGGGGGACGTGTCGTCAACATTTCATCCGTTGCCGGCCTGGTGCCGTTGCGGTTGCAGAGCGCCTTCGTCGCAGCCAAGGCCGGCGTGGTCAATCTGACCCGCTCCATGGCATTGGAACTGGGTCCCCACGGCATTCTGGTCAACGCGGTGGCGCCCGGTTCCACCCTGACCCGGGGAACGAAGAAGCTCTTCTACGGCGCCGATGGCGTCTACACGGAGAACGCCGCGAGCCTGCTGGCCCATATTCCTCTGGGACGCCCGGCTGAGACGCTGGAAGTCGCCTGGCCGGTGCTCTTTCTGGTTTCGCCGGAGGCGAGCTATATCAATGGAGCGGTCCTGACGGTCGATGGTGGATGGACCGCCGGATATACTCGGGACTGGTAG
- a CDS encoding cupin domain-containing protein, with translation MAKITEFRGYEGEPPIPKPDELVEPNIVTVQDGVPVKYPGCEGIGVRVVHPSNPRAPAENMGMVMFFVPPHVVLEVGSHHTEECYVILKGQGTMTLAGKQVAVSAGTFIHLPPWCEHGVENTGDETMEILICTSPPNP, from the coding sequence ATGGCCAAGATCACCGAGTTCCGGGGATATGAAGGGGAGCCGCCGATTCCGAAGCCGGACGAGTTGGTGGAGCCCAACATCGTCACCGTGCAGGACGGCGTTCCGGTCAAGTATCCGGGTTGCGAGGGAATCGGTGTCCGCGTGGTGCATCCTTCCAATCCCAGAGCCCCGGCGGAGAACATGGGAATGGTCATGTTCTTCGTGCCGCCCCACGTGGTCCTGGAAGTGGGCAGCCACCACACCGAGGAGTGCTACGTCATCCTGAAGGGGCAGGGGACCATGACGTTGGCGGGGAAACAGGTCGCGGTGAGTGCGGGGACCTTCATCCATCTGCCGCCCTGGTGCGAACACGGCGTCGAGAATACGGGGGACGAGACCATGGAGATTCTCATCTGCACCTCTCCTCCCAATCCCTGA
- a CDS encoding VOC family protein, whose translation MKVLEHVAIVADDPESLADWYCQTLGFELLSKGTVVLGDTEIDYHFLGLSGGALLEILNSNGKARTRKEDDDAGIRHIAFLVEDMDASRRDLQEKGIAVEPTRELPNGTKLTFFRDPEDNILQLVYRTAPVRPWLA comes from the coding sequence ATGAAGGTTCTGGAACATGTGGCAATCGTGGCGGACGATCCTGAGAGCTTGGCGGACTGGTATTGCCAGACCCTGGGTTTCGAGCTCCTGTCGAAAGGGACCGTCGTTCTCGGCGATACGGAAATCGACTATCACTTTCTGGGTTTGTCCGGTGGAGCTCTGCTCGAGATCCTCAACTCCAACGGCAAGGCCCGGACCCGGAAAGAGGACGACGACGCCGGGATCAGGCACATCGCATTCCTGGTGGAGGATATGGACGCCTCTCGCCGCGATCTGCAGGAGAAGGGGATTGCAGTCGAACCGACCCGGGAGCTGCCGAACGGCACCAAGCTGACGTTTTTCCGGGACCCGGAGGACAATATCCTCCAGCTCGTCTATCGCACTGCGCCCGTGCGGCCCTGGCTGGCGTGA
- a CDS encoding thiamine pyrophosphate-binding protein, whose translation MPTMTGARFLAETLHGYGVTHFFFMPVVIPEAMPEMERMGIARVMTHGEKAAAYMADGYARVRRGIGVCGAQSVGALNLAAGLQDAYLACSPVLALTGRLPQIRQDRNAYQEVDHTGPFAAVTKYSKAVTAVDHFPRFLRQAIREATTATPRPTNLELWGIFGGEVMSGEADLEIVVEEPFARIPPFRPEPELAPVLDAIELLVKASRPIVVAGGGVTVSGAGQELVELSDRLQLPVITSLNAKETFPFDHPLAVGVSGQYSRTCANRALAEADLVFFVGSHTGGQVTNDWRIPRPGTRVVQLDIDPAELGRSFPISAGMQGDARAGLRKMLDHCSGVESSELARSRAGWIARIHQLVQEWRDEVAPVVNSDLLPMRPERLCKELTRILPDDAILVSDTGHSGIWTGTLVDLTSPDQSYIRCAGSLGWGIPAAIGAKCAAGDRPVICFTGDGGVWYHMTEWDTALRYGIRMVTLINNNASLNQEKDLNERIYGGRQPGSDLLWRLTDADFAKIAESMGCCGIQVNKPSELAGALEQALAADRPAVIDVKTHIEGIAPKAWD comes from the coding sequence ATGCCAACGATGACGGGCGCCCGCTTCCTGGCCGAAACACTCCACGGGTACGGCGTCACTCACTTCTTCTTCATGCCGGTGGTCATCCCCGAGGCCATGCCCGAAATGGAGCGGATGGGCATCGCCAGAGTCATGACCCACGGCGAGAAGGCGGCCGCCTACATGGCCGACGGTTACGCCCGGGTCCGCCGGGGGATCGGCGTTTGCGGCGCCCAGTCGGTGGGCGCCCTGAACCTCGCGGCCGGACTCCAGGATGCCTATCTGGCCTGTTCCCCCGTACTCGCCCTGACGGGGCGGCTTCCTCAGATCCGTCAGGACCGGAACGCCTACCAGGAGGTGGATCACACCGGACCCTTCGCCGCCGTGACCAAGTACAGCAAGGCCGTGACCGCCGTGGACCACTTTCCCCGCTTTCTCCGCCAAGCCATTCGGGAGGCCACGACGGCAACGCCTCGACCCACCAACCTGGAATTGTGGGGGATCTTCGGCGGAGAGGTGATGAGCGGCGAGGCAGACCTGGAGATCGTGGTGGAAGAGCCCTTCGCCCGGATCCCGCCGTTCCGCCCCGAGCCGGAGTTGGCACCCGTGCTCGACGCCATCGAGTTGTTGGTCAAGGCCAGCCGGCCCATCGTGGTAGCGGGAGGCGGCGTGACCGTCTCCGGGGCGGGCCAGGAACTGGTGGAGCTCTCGGACCGGCTGCAACTGCCCGTCATCACCTCCCTGAACGCCAAGGAGACCTTCCCCTTCGACCACCCGCTGGCCGTCGGTGTTTCGGGCCAGTACTCCCGCACCTGCGCCAACCGGGCCCTGGCCGAAGCGGACCTGGTCTTCTTCGTGGGAAGCCACACCGGCGGCCAGGTGACCAACGACTGGCGGATCCCCCGGCCCGGAACCCGGGTCGTCCAACTCGACATCGATCCGGCCGAGTTGGGCCGGTCCTTTCCCATTTCGGCCGGAATGCAGGGCGACGCCCGGGCCGGACTGCGCAAGATGCTGGACCACTGCAGCGGCGTCGAGTCCTCGGAGCTGGCCCGGTCCCGCGCCGGTTGGATCGCCCGCATTCACCAACTGGTCCAGGAGTGGCGGGACGAAGTGGCGCCCGTGGTCAACTCCGATCTGCTCCCCATGCGGCCGGAACGGCTGTGCAAGGAGCTGACCCGGATCCTGCCCGACGACGCCATCCTCGTGTCCGACACCGGGCACTCGGGCATCTGGACCGGAACCCTGGTGGACCTGACGTCGCCTGATCAATCCTACATCCGCTGCGCCGGGTCCCTGGGATGGGGGATTCCCGCAGCCATCGGCGCCAAGTGCGCCGCCGGAGACCGGCCCGTCATCTGCTTCACCGGAGACGGCGGCGTCTGGTACCACATGACGGAGTGGGATACGGCGCTTCGCTACGGCATCCGAATGGTGACGCTGATCAACAACAACGCCTCGCTGAACCAGGAGAAGGATCTCAACGAAAGGATCTACGGCGGCCGCCAGCCGGGGTCCGATCTCCTCTGGAGGCTCACCGACGCCGACTTCGCCAAGATCGCCGAGTCCATGGGCTGTTGCGGGATCCAGGTCAACAAGCCAAGCGAATTGGCCGGCGCCCTGGAGCAGGCCTTGGCTGCCGACCGGCCCGCCGTGATCGACGTCAAGACCCATATCGAAGGCATTGCACCCAAGGCCTGGGACTAA
- a CDS encoding FecR domain-containing protein encodes MSAFLVLIAGNSTSWVSAGRDHPSRVSFMDGTAAYETAGDVDWNEVALNLPLVSGDRIMGHPGSRIEVELGDGNFVRISGETDVLFPDLSRKQTILRLHEGDLILRVNDAGRIQVELDQASVKIRQKGHYRIQVDPDGSIRLVVHEGRAEISSRHGKERVETGQQLLLDARRIGIQALVRDLDDFELWSGQRDAAMVSSRSAAYLGGVDFPGVQSLDEHGYWANAGSYGHVWVPDASVGWAPFRYGRWSYLSTGLTWMSHEPWGWLPYHYGRWIYYGPMDRWAWVPGGFNRWRPALVDFYWGGDYFGWAPRGYYGRGIGGANPTTVRPNNTLGNRNPRDRSNGLTVVHRNDLGREPTRTRVLASDAVVGGLRKGLPRDLRRSRVWNRSSALSRSDVRSSRSASRPTGISREGVVGGGSRRPSVARGGTDGTRTQAQQSFRSRSSSRSFSRTSPASRGSFTTRSSRNSSRPSVWSSRRSRSGDSPTFTGPSVRSSSGSRSRTPSSVPTYNRTTPTYRSAPSFSRSTSPRVQSPPRQSGSSGGASRSRSTSRSRN; translated from the coding sequence TTGAGTGCGTTCCTTGTCCTGATTGCGGGCAATTCCACCTCGTGGGTTTCTGCCGGACGGGACCATCCGTCCCGGGTCAGCTTCATGGACGGCACCGCCGCCTATGAGACTGCGGGTGACGTGGACTGGAACGAGGTGGCGCTCAATCTGCCGCTGGTCAGCGGCGACCGGATCATGGGCCACCCCGGCTCGCGGATCGAGGTGGAGTTGGGGGATGGAAACTTCGTTCGAATCTCCGGGGAGACGGATGTTCTCTTCCCTGACCTGTCCCGGAAGCAGACGATCCTGAGGCTTCACGAGGGAGACCTGATCCTGCGGGTGAACGACGCCGGCCGCATCCAGGTCGAGTTGGACCAGGCCTCGGTCAAGATTCGCCAGAAGGGACATTACCGAATCCAAGTCGATCCCGACGGCTCGATCCGCCTGGTGGTCCACGAGGGCCGGGCTGAAATCAGCAGCCGGCACGGGAAGGAACGAGTGGAAACGGGGCAACAGTTGCTTCTGGACGCACGCCGGATCGGAATCCAGGCGCTGGTTCGGGACCTGGACGATTTCGAGCTCTGGAGCGGTCAGCGTGACGCCGCGATGGTCAGCAGCCGTTCCGCCGCATACCTGGGAGGTGTTGACTTCCCCGGGGTCCAGTCGTTGGACGAGCATGGCTACTGGGCTAACGCCGGCAGTTACGGGCACGTCTGGGTGCCCGACGCCTCGGTGGGATGGGCTCCGTTCCGATACGGACGGTGGAGCTATCTTTCCACCGGACTGACTTGGATGAGCCATGAACCCTGGGGCTGGCTCCCCTACCACTACGGACGCTGGATCTATTACGGGCCCATGGACCGTTGGGCCTGGGTGCCGGGTGGGTTCAACCGATGGCGGCCGGCACTTGTGGACTTCTATTGGGGAGGCGACTACTTCGGCTGGGCGCCCCGAGGCTACTACGGGAGGGGCATCGGAGGCGCAAATCCGACCACGGTGCGCCCAAACAATACCTTGGGGAATCGGAATCCGCGTGATCGTTCCAACGGCCTGACCGTCGTTCACCGGAACGACTTGGGCCGAGAACCAACAAGGACCCGCGTCTTGGCTTCCGACGCCGTCGTGGGTGGTCTCCGGAAAGGTCTGCCCAGAGACCTTCGGCGTTCCCGTGTCTGGAATCGCAGCTCCGCCCTTTCGAGGAGTGACGTCCGCTCCTCCAGATCGGCATCCCGGCCCACCGGGATTTCCCGGGAGGGAGTCGTGGGCGGGGGTTCTCGACGGCCCAGCGTCGCCCGAGGTGGAACCGACGGCACGCGGACCCAGGCCCAACAGTCTTTCCGGTCAAGGTCGTCGAGCCGTAGCTTTTCTCGCACTTCGCCCGCCTCCAGAGGGTCCTTCACCACGCGAAGCAGCCGCAATTCATCCAGGCCATCGGTCTGGAGTTCGAGACGATCCAGGTCCGGCGATTCGCCGACCTTTACCGGCCCGTCGGTCCGATCCTCTTCGGGATCCAGGTCACGGACACCGTCATCGGTGCCGACCTACAACAGGACGACTCCCACTTACCGATCGGCACCATCGTTCAGCCGCTCGACCAGCCCACGGGTACAGTCCCCTCCCAGGCAATCCGGATCTTCCGGAGGCGCGTCCCGCTCTCGGAGCACCTCCCGCAGCCGGAACTGA
- a CDS encoding D-2-hydroxyacid dehydrogenase: MKTTILCLLWIVAQGQSPALASKVRVLVGAGDKKQFADLEKRLPNLELVTAGQGGIAGVIADCDAIIGLPYGQKGQEILRQGKKLRWVHSTSAGVEKIVHIPELRDSDITLTNAKIMMGPEIADHVFALLLALTRNLKEYDREMDRGNWMRGKTRLPMIELRRKTMVIIGLGGIGSQVAQRAAAFDMRVLGVDPKDIPLSRDVEEVVAPDQLHRVLPEADVVVSCVPHTPASEGMLGPAEFAAMKEGVYVVNVSRGKVIRTDALLEALRSGKVLAAGLDVTDPEPLPADHPLWKMDNVIITPHVATRSRLSRVRLANLIRDNIERFATGRPLRNVVNKTAGY; the protein is encoded by the coding sequence ATGAAGACAACGATTCTGTGCTTGCTCTGGATCGTGGCCCAGGGTCAGAGTCCGGCCCTCGCCTCGAAGGTGAGGGTCCTGGTCGGGGCCGGCGACAAGAAACAGTTCGCCGATCTGGAAAAGCGGCTGCCCAACCTGGAGCTGGTAACGGCCGGCCAGGGGGGGATTGCCGGCGTCATCGCCGACTGCGATGCCATCATCGGGCTTCCCTACGGCCAAAAGGGCCAGGAAATCCTGCGCCAGGGAAAGAAGCTGAGATGGGTGCACAGCACCAGCGCCGGAGTGGAGAAGATCGTCCACATTCCCGAATTGAGGGACAGCGACATCACCTTGACCAACGCCAAGATCATGATGGGACCCGAGATCGCCGACCATGTCTTCGCCCTGCTGCTCGCCCTCACCCGGAATCTCAAAGAGTACGACCGGGAAATGGACCGCGGAAACTGGATGCGCGGGAAGACCCGGCTGCCCATGATCGAGCTCCGCCGCAAGACCATGGTGATCATCGGCTTGGGCGGCATCGGCTCCCAGGTGGCCCAACGCGCCGCGGCCTTCGACATGCGGGTCCTGGGCGTCGACCCCAAGGACATCCCGCTGAGCCGTGACGTGGAGGAGGTGGTGGCTCCGGACCAGTTGCACCGGGTCCTCCCGGAGGCCGACGTGGTGGTGAGCTGCGTCCCCCACACGCCCGCCTCGGAAGGAATGCTGGGACCCGCCGAGTTCGCCGCCATGAAGGAGGGCGTCTACGTGGTGAACGTCTCCCGGGGAAAGGTGATCCGGACCGACGCGCTGCTGGAGGCCCTGCGATCAGGCAAAGTCCTGGCCGCCGGCCTGGACGTCACCGATCCGGAACCGCTTCCCGCCGACCATCCGCTCTGGAAGATGGACAACGTCATCATCACACCCCACGTGGCGACCCGCTCCCGTCTGTCGCGGGTTCGGCTCGCGAATCTGATCCGTGACAACATCGAACGGTTCGCCACCGGCCGGCCCCTCCGGAACGTCGTCAACAAGACGGCCGGGTATTGA
- a CDS encoding aldolase/citrate lyase family protein produces the protein MRKWTLLLVMTLFPHLAGSGTVASSEAAESPKRINKAIELLERGQPIYYTGGHGGYEEGRKLARTWADYINYEMEHGSYDVTALRRFMQGLVDGGPTPSGHRTPAVICTLPVGGIDEATMKANYWMVQQVLATGVHGILLCHARTPGAVRVLVQAARYPFHRQGVGSALEEGLRGSGGQGYASQIWGVRGGRYLELADPWPLNPQGEILLGLKVEDRHALINAEGSIQVPGVGFAEWGPSDMRFSLRATKLPGEEISKRLQAARQRVFAACKSAGVAFLNGVRPDTVIAMIDEGVMIGSGGQEAAEKGRKYTKRKMPW, from the coding sequence ATGAGGAAATGGACACTGCTGCTGGTAATGACCCTTTTCCCCCATCTGGCCGGCTCCGGGACCGTCGCCTCTTCTGAAGCGGCCGAATCCCCGAAGCGGATCAACAAGGCCATCGAGCTGCTGGAGCGAGGGCAGCCCATCTACTACACGGGAGGCCACGGCGGTTACGAGGAGGGGCGCAAGCTGGCCCGGACCTGGGCCGACTACATCAACTACGAGATGGAGCATGGGTCCTACGACGTGACGGCGCTCCGGAGATTCATGCAGGGCCTGGTGGACGGCGGCCCCACCCCCAGCGGACACCGGACGCCGGCCGTGATCTGCACGCTGCCCGTGGGCGGAATCGACGAGGCCACCATGAAGGCCAACTACTGGATGGTGCAACAGGTCCTGGCCACCGGCGTCCATGGGATCCTGCTCTGCCACGCGCGGACTCCGGGAGCGGTCCGGGTCCTGGTCCAGGCCGCCCGCTATCCCTTTCACCGCCAGGGAGTGGGGTCCGCGCTCGAAGAGGGGCTGAGAGGCAGCGGAGGCCAAGGCTACGCCAGCCAGATCTGGGGGGTCAGAGGGGGCCGTTACCTGGAATTGGCCGATCCCTGGCCCCTGAATCCCCAGGGAGAGATTCTGTTGGGTCTCAAGGTGGAAGACCGGCACGCTCTGATCAATGCGGAGGGGAGCATTCAGGTGCCGGGGGTGGGATTCGCCGAGTGGGGTCCCAGCGACATGAGATTTTCGTTGCGGGCCACAAAACTCCCGGGCGAGGAAATCTCCAAGCGGCTGCAAGCGGCCCGGCAACGAGTCTTTGCGGCCTGCAAGTCGGCCGGAGTGGCCTTCCTCAACGGCGTGCGGCCGGATACGGTGATCGCCATGATCGACGAGGGCGTCATGATCGGGTCCGGAGGGCAGGAAGCCGCCGAGAAGGGGCGCAAGTACACCAAGCGGAAGATGCCCTGGTGA